From Mus musculus strain C57BL/6J chromosome 17, GRCm38.p6 C57BL/6J, the proteins below share one genomic window:
- the Aars2 gene encoding alanine--tRNA ligase, mitochondrial isoform X1, whose product MSGAPLVLRRILRRAVRYSTEVLQAPPGFLGSLVPVVVETLGSAYPELEKNSVKIASLVSEDEAAFLASLQRGRRIIDRTVKRLGPSDLFPAEVAWSLSLSGNLGIPLDLVELMLEEKGVKLDTAGLEQLAQKEAQHRAQQAEADQEDRLCLDVHALEELHRQGIPTTDDSPKYNYTLHPNGDYEFGLCEARVLQLYSETGTAVASVGAGQRCGLLLDRTNFYAEQGGQASDRGYLVRTGQQDMLFPVAGAQLCGGFILHEAMAPERLQVGDQVQLYVDKAWRMGCMVKHTATHLLSWALRQTLGPTTEQRGSHLNPERLRFDVATQTLLTTEQLRTVESYVQEVVGQDKPVFMEEVPLAHTARIPGLRSLDEVYPDPVRVVSVGVPVAHALGPASQAAMHTSVELCCGTHLLSTGAVGDLVIIGERQLVKGITRLLAITGEQAQQAREVGQSLSQEVEAASERLSQGSRDLPEAHRLSKDIGRLTEVAESAVIPQWQRQELQTTLKMLQRRANTAIRKLEKGQATEKSQELLKRHSEGPLIVDTVSAESLSVLVKVVRQLCKQAPSISVLLLSPQPTGSVLCACQVAQDATPTFTAEAWALAVCSHMGGKAWGSRVVAQGTGHTADLEAALGTARAYALSQL is encoded by the exons ATGTCAGGTGCCCC GCTAGTTCTCCGTCGGATTCTCCGCCGAGCTGTGCGCTATTCCACAGAGGTCTTGCAGGCACCTCCTGGCTTTCTAGGCAGCCTGGTGCCAGTGGTGGTAGAGACACTG GGATCTGCTTATCCAGAACTTGAGAAGAACTCAGTCAAG ATAGCCAGCCTGGTGTCAGAGGATGAGGCAGCCTTCCTGGCCTCCCTGCAGCGGGGCCGGCGGATCATCGATCGCACCGTCAAGCGCCTGGGCCCTTCTGATTTGTTCCCTG CCGAAGTGGCCTGGTCATTGTCGCTGTCTGGGAATCTGGGGATTCCCCTGGACCTGGTGGAGCTgatgctggaggagaagggggtGAAGCTGGACACGGCAGGACTGGAGCAGCTAGCCCAGAAGGAGGCTCAG CACCGGGCCCAGCAAGCAGAGGCAGATCAGGAGGACCGATTGTGTCTTGATGTCCACGCACTGGAGGAGCTGCACCGTCAAGGCATACCCACAACTGATGACAGCCCCAAGTATAACTACACTCTTCACCCCAACGGGGATTATG AGTTTGGCCTCTGTGAGGCCCGGGTGTTACAGCTGTATTCAGAGACTGGGACAGCCGTGGCCTCCGTGGGAGCAGGCCAGCGCTGTGGCCTCCTATTAGATAGAACCAACTTCTACGCTGAACAAGGGGGTCAGGCTTCAGACCGAGGCTACCTTGTCCGTACAGGGCAGCAG GACATGTTGTTCCCTGTGGCTGGGGCTCAGCTCTGTGGGGGTTTTATCCTGCATGAGGCCATGGCTCCCGAGCGCCTACAGGTGGGGGATCAAGTGCAGCTGTATGTAGATAAG GCCTGGCGAATGGGATGCATGGTGAAGCACACGGCCACCCACCTGCTGAGCTGGGCCCTTCGGCAGACCCTCGGACCGACCACCGAGCAGCGGGGCTCCCATCTCAACCCCGAGCGGCTGCGCTTTGACGTGGCCACCCAG ACCCTACTAACCACAGAGCAGCTACGGACAGTAGAGAGCTACGTGCAGGAAGTCGTGGGGCAGGATAAGCCTGTGTTCATGGAGGAAGTGCCCCTGGCACACACTGCCCGCATCCCCGGCCTTCGCTCACTGGATGAG GTGTACCCAGACCCCGTCCGGGTGGTGTCCGTTGGGGTTCCTGTTGCCCACGCACTGGGGCCAGCCTCCCAGGCTGCAATGCACACCTCCGTGGAGCTGTGCTGTGGGAC GCACCTGCTAAGTACCGGGGCCGTGGGAGACTTGGTGATCATTGGGGAACGGCAGCTGGTCAAGGGCATCACTCGCCTACTGGCCATCACTGGGGAGCAGGCCCAACAG GCCCGAGAGGTAGGCCAGAGCctgtctcaggaggtggaagcagccAGCGAGCGACTAAGTCAGGGCAGCCGAGACCTGCCGGAAGCTCACCGGCTATCTAAGGACATAGGACGTCTCACCGAG GTAGCAGAGTCTGCTGTGATACCTCAGTGGCAACGGCAGGAGCTGCAGACCACACTGAAGATGCTACAGCGCCGTGCCAACACTGCCATCCGGAAACTGGAGAAGGGCCAG GCTACAGAGAAATCCCAGGAGCTGTTGAAACGACACTCGGAGGGGCCTCTGATTGTGGACACTGTCTCTGCCGAGTCCCTCTCA GTGCTGGTAAAGGTCGTGCGGCAGCTGTGCAAACAGGCCCCTAGCATATCCGTGCTGCTGCTCAGCCCCCAGCCCACTGGCAGTGTCCTGTGTGCCTGCCAGGTGGCCCAG gatgcCACGCCCACCTTCACTGCTGAAGCCTGGGCACTGGCTGTGTGCAGCCACATGGGAGGCAAGGCGTGGGGCTCCAGAGTGGTAGCTCAGGGGACTGGACACACGGCTGACCTGGAGGCCGCCCTCGGGACAGCCCGAGCTTACGCACTCAGCCAGCTCTGA
- the Aars2 gene encoding alanine--tRNA ligase, mitochondrial isoform 2 (isoform 2 is encoded by transcript variant 2): MPVRRKGGLFISSLPHPQGSAYPELEKNSVKIASLVSEDEAAFLASLQRGRRIIDRTVKRLGPSDLFPAEVAWSLSLSGNLGIPLDLVELMLEEKGVKLDTAGLEQLAQKEAQHRAQQAEADQEDRLCLDVHALEELHRQGIPTTDDSPKYNYTLHPNGDYEFGLCEARVLQLYSETGTAVASVGAGQRCGLLLDRTNFYAEQGGQASDRGYLVRTGQQDMLFPVAGAQLCGGFILHEAMAPERLQVGDQVQLYVDKAWRMGCMVKHTATHLLSWALRQTLGPTTEQRGSHLNPERLRFDVATQTLLTTEQLRTVESYVQEVVGQDKPVFMEEVPLAHTARIPGLRSLDEVYPDPVRVVSVGVPVAHALGPASQAAMHTSVELCCGTHLLSTGAVGDLVIIGERQLVKGITRLLAITGEQAQQAREVGQSLSQEVEAASERLSQGSRDLPEAHRLSKDIGRLTEVAESAVIPQWQRQELQTTLKMLQRRANTAIRKLEKGQATEKSQELLKRHSEGPLIVDTVSAESLSVLVKVVRQLCKQAPSISVLLLSPQPTGSVLCACQVAQDATPTFTAEAWALAVCSHMGGKAWGSRVVAQGTGHTADLEAALGTARAYALSQL; this comes from the exons ATGCCGGTAAGGAGGAAGGGTgggctgtttatctcttctcTCCCACACCCCCAGGGATCTGCTTATCCAGAACTTGAGAAGAACTCAGTCAAG ATAGCCAGCCTGGTGTCAGAGGATGAGGCAGCCTTCCTGGCCTCCCTGCAGCGGGGCCGGCGGATCATCGATCGCACCGTCAAGCGCCTGGGCCCTTCTGATTTGTTCCCTG CCGAAGTGGCCTGGTCATTGTCGCTGTCTGGGAATCTGGGGATTCCCCTGGACCTGGTGGAGCTgatgctggaggagaagggggtGAAGCTGGACACGGCAGGACTGGAGCAGCTAGCCCAGAAGGAGGCTCAG CACCGGGCCCAGCAAGCAGAGGCAGATCAGGAGGACCGATTGTGTCTTGATGTCCACGCACTGGAGGAGCTGCACCGTCAAGGCATACCCACAACTGATGACAGCCCCAAGTATAACTACACTCTTCACCCCAACGGGGATTATG AGTTTGGCCTCTGTGAGGCCCGGGTGTTACAGCTGTATTCAGAGACTGGGACAGCCGTGGCCTCCGTGGGAGCAGGCCAGCGCTGTGGCCTCCTATTAGATAGAACCAACTTCTACGCTGAACAAGGGGGTCAGGCTTCAGACCGAGGCTACCTTGTCCGTACAGGGCAGCAG GACATGTTGTTCCCTGTGGCTGGGGCTCAGCTCTGTGGGGGTTTTATCCTGCATGAGGCCATGGCTCCCGAGCGCCTACAGGTGGGGGATCAAGTGCAGCTGTATGTAGATAAG GCCTGGCGAATGGGATGCATGGTGAAGCACACGGCCACCCACCTGCTGAGCTGGGCCCTTCGGCAGACCCTCGGACCGACCACCGAGCAGCGGGGCTCCCATCTCAACCCCGAGCGGCTGCGCTTTGACGTGGCCACCCAG ACCCTACTAACCACAGAGCAGCTACGGACAGTAGAGAGCTACGTGCAGGAAGTCGTGGGGCAGGATAAGCCTGTGTTCATGGAGGAAGTGCCCCTGGCACACACTGCCCGCATCCCCGGCCTTCGCTCACTGGATGAG GTGTACCCAGACCCCGTCCGGGTGGTGTCCGTTGGGGTTCCTGTTGCCCACGCACTGGGGCCAGCCTCCCAGGCTGCAATGCACACCTCCGTGGAGCTGTGCTGTGGGAC GCACCTGCTAAGTACCGGGGCCGTGGGAGACTTGGTGATCATTGGGGAACGGCAGCTGGTCAAGGGCATCACTCGCCTACTGGCCATCACTGGGGAGCAGGCCCAACAG GCCCGAGAGGTAGGCCAGAGCctgtctcaggaggtggaagcagccAGCGAGCGACTAAGTCAGGGCAGCCGAGACCTGCCGGAAGCTCACCGGCTATCTAAGGACATAGGACGTCTCACCGAG GTAGCAGAGTCTGCTGTGATACCTCAGTGGCAACGGCAGGAGCTGCAGACCACACTGAAGATGCTACAGCGCCGTGCCAACACTGCCATCCGGAAACTGGAGAAGGGCCAG GCTACAGAGAAATCCCAGGAGCTGTTGAAACGACACTCGGAGGGGCCTCTGATTGTGGACACTGTCTCTGCCGAGTCCCTCTCA GTGCTGGTAAAGGTCGTGCGGCAGCTGTGCAAACAGGCCCCTAGCATATCCGTGCTGCTGCTCAGCCCCCAGCCCACTGGCAGTGTCCTGTGTGCCTGCCAGGTGGCCCAG gatgcCACGCCCACCTTCACTGCTGAAGCCTGGGCACTGGCTGTGTGCAGCCACATGGGAGGCAAGGCGTGGGGCTCCAGAGTGGTAGCTCAGGGGACTGGACACACGGCTGACCTGGAGGCCGCCCTCGGGACAGCCCGAGCTTACGCACTCAGCCAGCTCTGA